The sequence below is a genomic window from Anaerocolumna chitinilytica.
AGAAGTTTTTGAGATTAACAAAAAACTTGGAATTATTAATATGCAGGTGTCTTGTGATATCCAAATTATTAATTGCACTTATGGATATACAAGAAGGGTTTCTGACCCTAAAAATAATCAGAATAAAAACTGTAGGCTGAAACTCTGTGCATTTGATAAAGCAAAAAATAGTAATGCCAATCTGGTTTATGGAGCAAAGCTTAATACAGAGGGAATCTTGTTTGAAATTAGTCAGAGAAAAATAATAGAGTGGCTGTTCAGTAATAAAGTCATCAGAGAAGAACAGTTACCAGATCTTGAAGATGAATTTGCAGTGAAACAGTGGTTTGCAGAGTATGTGCACAGCGATATGATTTCCATTTTTGGAGAAGTTGATCAAGGAGAGCTAATAACAAAGAATGTCTTTGCATTGTTACATTCTATGGCACATGCGTTTATAAAAACAGCAGGTGAAATGAGTGGATTGTCTGAGACATCCTTAACTGAAATAATAATTGTAGAATCAGCAAGTATTTTTATATATGCGCAAACAAGTCAAGGGATTCCTTTGGGTGCACTTTCAGGTTTAGTAGAAACAAGTTATGCAAAGTTTTTAAAGAAAGTCTATGACGATTCAAGGAATTGTATTTTTGATCCGATTTGTACTGAAAAAGATACAGCTTGTCTGGCTTGCTTAATATTACCTGAAGTTTCTTGTAATCATTTTAACTCAGAACTGGGAAGAAAATATTTATACAATATTGAGAATGAAAATTTCAGTTCTGTTGGATTTTGGGAGATATAAGAATGGCCATTATGTATCCAAAAAGTATAGCTGAATATATGCCAACCGAATCGGAAAGGATTGTATATCAAGAATTAAAAAATCAATTACCTGATTCTTTTTCTGTATTCTACTCAGTGGAATGGTCTACATATAAAAATGGGAAGTTAGTTAAATCAGAATCCGATTTTATTATTACTAGCCCAGAATATGGATATCTATGTCTTGAAGTAAAAGGCGGAAATGGAATTCGAATTGAAAACAATGTTTGGTATGTAAAAGACAATAAACATGGTGAAAGACGTTTGAATTGTACGCCTTACGAACAAGCAGAAAAGAGCATGTATTACTTTAAAGATTTCTTTTCCAATACATACCATAGCAATTATCAAGGAATATTTGGAGCCGGAGTGATTTTCCCTTTTTACACTGTTGAAGAAAAAGAGACATTTAGCAATCGAAACAAAGAATGTACTATAGACAGCAATGACATAAATAATATATATTCTTTTATAAAAAGAATGTTTAAAATCTGGGGTGGCGCATCATATGGTTTTAAAGTGTATAGAGAAAGCCAACACAAAGCTTTTTTAGAACTATTGAGAAAAAGAATTGCAATTTCTGCAGCTGCTGGTGCATTGATTAAGTATAAAGAGCAACAATTAGATGTAATTAACAGAGTTCAAGATAATTACATCTATTTTATCAAGAATATAAAACAGTTTTATATGTGTGGAGGAGCAGGCACTGGAAAAACGTGGATTTCTATGAAGATGGCAAAATATGAAGCTGCTGTAGGCATAAAAAGTGTTTTGTACATTTGCGCATCGAAATATCTTTCTTCAATGGTAAAAAAACAAATTGGGGATGTAGTTGATGTATTGGATATAGAAACAATGTTTTCGAGTATAATAGAAGACTTTGAAATATTTGAAGCACCTCTTTATGAAGGAGTAATAAGAAATCTTAAGACATCATTTAGTAGATATGACGCAATATTTGTTGATGAAGCACAAGATTTTACGGAGGAGTGGGCTAAAATTATTCGAAAACTGCTAAAGAACCAAGACGAGGGGCGGTTGGGGGTATTTTATGACGATATTCAAATTCTTCGAGAATATAGCTTTGGAGAGGGGTTTGGAATCGAAGCAGAACCATATCTTTTGAGAGAGAATATACGCAACACAGCCAATATATATTCATGGGCATCATCTCATACCAATTTAGGTACCGATGTGATTGCAAATCCTGTAGAAGGACCTACTCCTATAACAGAGTACATACGAGACAAGAATGCTCTTACACATCGACTTGAAACGCTCTTTAAGGAGTATTTCGATGATGAAGAATTGAAATTTGAATCAATAGTGATTATTTCTGATAATACTAATGACTTTATGAATTCGTATACGGATGGCATTGCAAAATGGAAGTTTAATAGAAGTACAGAATATATGGATGGTTGTATCAGGGTTGTTTCAGTAGAAGAATTTAAAGGTTTAGAGGCTGATATGATTATTTATATTCATGATGAGACAACAAATGACAATGTGAATTATATTGCATATACGAGAGCAAAGTATTATTTATTAGAATTTGTTTGGAGGACAGAATAGTGCCACAATTTACACCTTTTTTAAGGTGGGCAGGAGGAAAATCTTGGCTCACAGAGT
It includes:
- a CDS encoding NERD domain-containing protein, encoding MAIMYPKSIAEYMPTESERIVYQELKNQLPDSFSVFYSVEWSTYKNGKLVKSESDFIITSPEYGYLCLEVKGGNGIRIENNVWYVKDNKHGERRLNCTPYEQAEKSMYYFKDFFSNTYHSNYQGIFGAGVIFPFYTVEEKETFSNRNKECTIDSNDINNIYSFIKRMFKIWGGASYGFKVYRESQHKAFLELLRKRIAISAAAGALIKYKEQQLDVINRVQDNYIYFIKNIKQFYMCGGAGTGKTWISMKMAKYEAAVGIKSVLYICASKYLSSMVKKQIGDVVDVLDIETMFSSIIEDFEIFEAPLYEGVIRNLKTSFSRYDAIFVDEAQDFTEEWAKIIRKLLKNQDEGRLGVFYDDIQILREYSFGEGFGIEAEPYLLRENIRNTANIYSWASSHTNLGTDVIANPVEGPTPITEYIRDKNALTHRLETLFKEYFDDEELKFESIVIISDNTNDFMNSYTDGIAKWKFNRSTEYMDGCIRVVSVEEFKGLEADMIIYIHDETTNDNVNYIAYTRAKYYLLEFVWRTE